A window of the Yersinia rochesterensis genome harbors these coding sequences:
- the nuoA gene encoding NADH-quinone oxidoreductase subunit NuoA, translated as MSMSTTTEVIAHHWAFAVFLIGAIGLCGLMLLGAFFLGGRARARAKNVPYESGIDSVGSARMRLSAKFYLVAMFFVIFDVEALYLYAWSISIRESGWIGFIEATIFILVLLAGLVYLVRIGALDWTPTRSNRRVSKPSIVRYASSHPQDIPKEIDVAGRQQASEPR; from the coding sequence ATGAGTATGTCAACAACCACTGAAGTTATCGCTCATCATTGGGCGTTTGCTGTATTCCTGATCGGCGCTATCGGGCTGTGCGGTTTGATGCTGCTAGGTGCGTTCTTTCTGGGCGGGAGAGCTCGGGCCCGCGCCAAAAACGTCCCTTACGAGTCGGGTATTGATTCAGTAGGCTCCGCGCGCATGCGCCTGTCTGCTAAATTTTACCTGGTCGCGATGTTCTTTGTTATTTTCGATGTTGAAGCCTTGTATCTGTATGCGTGGTCAATCTCTATCCGAGAGAGTGGCTGGATAGGCTTTATCGAAGCAACCATTTTCATTTTGGTGCTCTTGGCTGGTTTGGTTTATCTGGTGCGTATTGGCGCTCTAGATTGGACTCCTACGCGTTCTAACCGCCGCGTGAGCAAACCGAGCATAGTCAGATACGCCAGCAGTCATCCGCAAGATATACCCAAAGAGATTGATGTTGCAGGTCGGCAGCAAGCGAGCGAACCCCGATAA
- the rovM gene encoding virulence transcriptional regulator RovM — MTNANRPIINLDLDLLRTFVAVADLNTFASAAAAVCRTQSAVSQQMQRLEQLVGKELFARHGRNKLLTEHGLQLLGYARKILRFNDEACTSLMYSNVEGSLIIGASDDTADTLLPFLLNRVATLYPRLAIDVRVKRSPLIADMLSHGEVDLAITTAKVDNHPHVILRTSPTLWYCSADYQFQPGESVPLVVMDEPSPFRDMAIEYLTRAGIAWRIAYVASSLSAIRAAVRAGLGVTARPIEMMSPDLRVLGEIEGLPRLPETHYSLCKVSGSGNELALAIFDAMQTGHQHGLQSGVDLMLNSDYVIDDQN; from the coding sequence ATGACAAATGCAAATCGTCCGATAATTAATCTCGACCTCGATCTGCTTAGAACCTTTGTAGCTGTTGCTGACTTGAATACTTTTGCCTCTGCTGCGGCAGCGGTTTGTCGAACTCAATCAGCAGTTAGCCAACAAATGCAACGGTTAGAACAGTTGGTTGGTAAGGAGTTATTTGCCCGTCACGGGCGTAACAAATTACTCACTGAACATGGTCTCCAGTTACTTGGCTATGCTAGAAAAATATTACGTTTCAACGATGAAGCTTGTACGTCGCTGATGTATAGCAATGTAGAAGGGTCACTTATTATCGGCGCATCTGATGATACTGCCGATACACTGTTGCCTTTCCTGCTAAATCGAGTGGCGACGCTCTATCCTCGACTGGCTATCGATGTGCGGGTAAAACGTAGCCCACTCATTGCTGACATGCTGAGTCATGGCGAAGTTGACCTGGCTATTACCACCGCTAAGGTCGACAACCACCCTCATGTGATTTTAAGAACATCACCGACGCTTTGGTATTGTTCTGCCGATTATCAGTTCCAGCCCGGCGAATCAGTACCTTTAGTCGTTATGGATGAGCCAAGCCCATTCCGTGATATGGCAATAGAGTATTTGACCAGAGCCGGTATAGCATGGCGTATTGCCTATGTTGCCTCTTCACTTTCTGCCATCCGTGCAGCAGTGAGAGCAGGGCTGGGTGTGACCGCCAGACCGATAGAGATGATGAGTCCTGATTTGCGCGTATTGGGTGAAATAGAAGGGCTACCTCGCCTGCCTGAAACCCATTATTCATTATGCAAAGTCAGTGGGAGCGGTAATGAATTGGCCTTGGCCATTTTCGACGCTATGCAGACTGGTCATCAACATGGTTTGCAGTCCGGTGTGGATTTAATGCTTAATTCTGATTATGTAATAGACGATCAAAATTAA
- a CDS encoding pyridoxal phosphate-dependent aminotransferase, giving the protein MSPIEKSSKLDNVCYDIRGPVLKEAKRLEEEGNKVLKLNIGNPAPFGFDAPDEILVDVIRNLPTAQGYCDSKGLYSARKAIMQHYQARNMRDLTVEDIYIGNGVSELIVQSMQALLNLGDEMLVPAPDYPLWTAAVSLSSGKAVHYMCDEESGWFPDLDDIRSKITPRTRGIVIINPNNPTGAVYSKELLLEIVEIARQNDLIIFADEIYDKILYDEAQHHSIAALAPDLLTVTFNGLSKTYRVAGFRQGWMVLNGPKKHAKGYIEGLEMLASMRLCANVPMQHAIQTALGGYQSISEFIQPGGRLYEQRDRAWELINQIPGVSCVKPQGALYMFPRIDQKKFNLKDDQKLVLDLLLQEKVLLVQGSAFNWPYPDHVRIVTLPRVDELEMAVGKLGRFLENYHQ; this is encoded by the coding sequence ATGTCCCCCATTGAGAAATCCAGCAAACTAGACAACGTCTGTTACGACATTCGTGGCCCAGTGCTAAAAGAAGCTAAGCGTCTTGAAGAAGAAGGTAACAAGGTTCTGAAACTGAATATCGGCAACCCTGCCCCGTTTGGTTTCGATGCACCAGATGAAATTCTGGTGGATGTGATCCGTAATTTGCCGACTGCACAGGGCTATTGCGACTCCAAAGGCCTATATTCGGCGCGCAAAGCCATTATGCAGCACTATCAGGCTCGCAATATGCGCGACCTAACAGTGGAGGATATCTACATTGGGAATGGCGTTTCTGAGCTAATCGTGCAATCCATGCAAGCATTGTTGAACCTTGGCGATGAAATGCTGGTACCCGCCCCGGACTATCCGTTATGGACGGCGGCAGTGTCGCTTTCAAGCGGCAAAGCTGTGCATTATATGTGTGATGAAGAATCAGGCTGGTTCCCTGATTTAGATGATATCCGCAGTAAAATCACCCCCCGTACTCGCGGGATAGTGATTATCAACCCAAATAACCCCACAGGCGCGGTCTACAGCAAAGAGCTGTTGCTGGAAATTGTCGAAATCGCCCGCCAGAATGACCTGATTATTTTTGCCGATGAAATCTACGATAAGATTTTATACGATGAAGCTCAGCATCATTCGATTGCCGCATTGGCACCTGATTTACTGACGGTGACCTTCAATGGTTTGTCCAAAACTTATCGCGTTGCCGGTTTCCGTCAGGGCTGGATGGTATTGAATGGGCCGAAGAAGCATGCCAAAGGTTACATTGAAGGTTTGGAAATGCTGGCATCCATGCGCTTGTGCGCCAACGTGCCAATGCAGCATGCCATCCAAACAGCACTGGGAGGCTATCAAAGCATCAGTGAATTTATACAACCGGGTGGGCGTTTATATGAACAACGCGACCGCGCCTGGGAACTCATCAACCAGATCCCCGGAGTTTCCTGCGTAAAACCCCAGGGCGCACTGTATATGTTCCCGCGCATTGATCAGAAAAAATTCAATCTGAAAGACGATCAGAAATTGGTATTGGACCTGCTGTTGCAGGAAAAAGTCTTGTTGGTGCAAGGCAGTGCCTTTAACTGGCCGTATCCCGACCATGTGCGAATTGTGACCTTACCGCGCGTGGATGAGTTGGAGATGGCCGTTGGTAAACTGGGGCGCTTCCTGGAAAACTATCACCAATAA
- the yfbR gene encoding 5'-deoxynucleotidase encodes MSHFFAHLSRLKLINRWPLMRNVRTENVSEHSLQVAFVAHALAIIKNRKFNGNLNADRIALLAMYHDASEVITGDLPTPIKYYNPQIAHEYKKIEKVAQQKLIEMLPEELQHDFRCLLDEHYYSEEEKALVKQADALCAYLKCLEELSAGNNEFIQAKARLEKTLAMRQSPEMDYFMEVFVPSFSLSLDEISLDSLD; translated from the coding sequence ATGAGCCACTTTTTTGCCCACCTATCCCGTTTGAAGCTGATTAATCGCTGGCCACTGATGCGCAATGTTCGCACTGAAAACGTTTCTGAGCACAGTTTGCAGGTGGCCTTTGTCGCTCATGCACTGGCTATCATTAAGAACCGAAAATTTAATGGCAATCTCAATGCTGACCGTATCGCGCTGCTGGCGATGTATCACGATGCCAGTGAAGTGATAACCGGCGATTTACCCACCCCTATCAAGTATTACAATCCTCAGATTGCCCATGAATACAAGAAGATAGAAAAAGTCGCTCAGCAAAAACTGATTGAAATGCTGCCAGAAGAGTTACAGCACGATTTTCGCTGTCTGCTGGATGAGCATTATTATAGTGAAGAAGAAAAAGCGTTGGTTAAACAAGCTGATGCGCTATGTGCTTATCTAAAATGTTTAGAAGAATTATCCGCCGGTAATAATGAGTTTATTCAAGCTAAAGCGCGGTTAGAGAAAACTCTCGCCATGCGCCAAAGCCCGGAAATGGATTACTTTATGGAAGTCTTCGTCCCCAGCTTTAGCCTGTCACTGGATGAAATCAGCCTCGATTCACTGGATTGA